A single genomic interval of Bacteroidota bacterium harbors:
- a CDS encoding Crp/Fnr family transcriptional regulator — protein MPKPKSKIDATENAYAEIDNYINRCIVIDDDERNLYHSLLEKLKVKKKTYLLEAGQICKYEWYVIKGCVRIYYIDDNGFDVNLMFAVEDWWLSDLQSYMEEKPSRLFIQALEDSVLWRMTKKNKEKVFDEIPKFERMFRIMLQRSNIAMQYRLLQTYTQTAEERYKEFIKRYPKIPQRIPQHHIASFLGMSPEFLSKIRNRKTKKKS, from the coding sequence ATGCCAAAACCGAAATCAAAAATTGACGCTACAGAAAATGCGTATGCTGAAATTGATAATTATATCAACAGGTGTATTGTAATAGATGATGACGAAAGAAATTTATATCATAGTCTGCTTGAAAAACTAAAAGTAAAAAAGAAAACATATCTCTTGGAAGCAGGCCAAATATGTAAATACGAATGGTATGTAATTAAAGGTTGTGTACGCATTTACTATATTGATGATAATGGATTTGATGTGAACCTGATGTTTGCCGTGGAAGATTGGTGGCTCAGTGATTTGCAAAGTTATATGGAAGAAAAACCATCACGCTTATTTATTCAGGCGTTGGAAGACAGTGTTCTTTGGCGAATGACAAAAAAGAATAAAGAAAAAGTATTTGATGAGATACCAAAATTCGAACGCATGTTTCGCATTATGTTGCAACGTTCTAATATTGCAATGCAATATCGCTTACTTCAAACCTATACACAAACTGCAGAAGAACGCTATAAAGAATTTATAAAGCGTTATCCCAAAATTCCTCAACGTATTCCTCAACATCATATCGCTTCCTTCCTCGGTATGTCGCCGGAATTTTTAAGTAAAATAAGAAATAGAAAAACGAAGAAAAAAAGTTAG